In Sulfitobacter guttiformis, the genomic stretch GGCGGCTACAGCAACAGGATGGGTAAAATAGGGCTCGCCAGAGTGACGCAGCTGGCCGTGGTGCATGCGCTCGCCGTAGGCATAGGCCGCGCGAAGCTGCACTTCGTTTGTTTTGGGGTTAAACCCGCGAACCAATGTGACAAGGTCATCGGCAGTCGTCGTCATTATCTGCCTGCGCCCTCATGTGTATCGGATCTGTCCGACACCTTAGCCTTGACCTTGCGCCGCCATCAGCTGACGCAGCAACATCTCTTCGGACATGCTGTCTTCTTCTGGTTTGTCCTGCTCGGCACCCATAAGAATCGCCATCGCGTCTTCTTCAGGCTCATCAACTTCAATCTGGGTCTGATTGCTTTCGATCAAACGCTCACGTAGGTCGTCTGCACTCTGGGTCTCGTCCGCGATCTCGCGCAGGGACACAACAGGGTTTTTATCGTTGTCACGGTCTACAGTTACGGCAGAACCGGCTGCAATCTCACGCGCACGGTGTGCCGCAAGCATGACCAGTTCAAACCGGTTCGGGACTTTATCAACACAATCTTCGACGGTGACGCGGGCCATTGGACGCTCCAGTAAACTATCTGCTAGAGATCGCTACCTAGGCCTCTTCACCCTGATTTACAAGCAGGTATTATATCAGCACAACCTCCGACCGTGAGGCCAGTGATAATGCATCATGCATCTCGCGCACCGTTTTTCCACTGACCGGATGGCACCACTGTGGGGCAACGTCCAGCAATGGAACCAACACGAATGCGCGCTCGGCTAAACGCGGGTGCGGCAGGATCAACTCCGTCGGTATGGCCGTTTTTTGCAACTCTAGCGGCAGATCGCACCAGTATTGATGGGTTTTGGCGTCAGGGAGCACCAGATCACCCGCTGCGACCAAATCCAGATCGAGTGTCCGCGCACCCCAACGTACCGCACGACTACGCCCCATTTGTGCCTCGACAGCATGCAGATGCGCCAGCACCGCAAGCGGATCATCGCTGCTTTCGACCAGCGCAGCGGCGTTCACAAAATTAGGACCAGCCCCAACAGGAAAAGCAGGTGTATTATAATACTCGCTACAACCGCGAATCACAAAGCCCCGCGCTTCCAGCAAGGCCAGCGCTTCGTTGAGAACAGCAGATGGGCCAAGTTTTCCGACGCTCTGGTTGGATCCGAGCGCGATAATATATTTCGAAAGTGTCCGAGGCGAAAAAACGCTTCTTTTTCCCGTCTCCGTTAATTGTGACATGCTGCAACTTCCCTCTGGCGGTGCAGTAGCTATATAGAGCCACAGAGGCAGATTTGAACGATCTTTTTTGGCGATGTTCAGCGCGAAGTGATGAGGAAACACCATGTTTTACAAAGACGAACGACTTGCGCTTTTTATCGACGGCTCCAATCTCTACGCAGCCGGTAAGAACCTTGGCTTTGACATCGACTACAAGCTGCTCCGCTCTGAATTCATGCGCCGCGGCAAGCTTTTGCGCGCCTTCTATTACACCGCGCTGCTTGAAAATGATGAATATTCCCCCATTCGTCCGCTTGTTGACTGGCTGAACTACAACGGCTTCACCATGGTGACAAAGCCCGCCAAGGAATACACCGACAGCATGGGTCGCCGGAAGGTGAAGGGCAACATGGACATCGAGCTTGCCGTTGATGCGATGGAGCTGGCGCCACGGGTTGACCACATTGTGATTTTCTCGGGAGACGGTGATTTCACACCACTCGTCGCCAGCCTGCAAAGGCAAGGCGTGCGTGTCTCTGTAGTCTCGACCATCCGCAGCCAGCCCACGATGATTTCGGATGATCTGCGCCGTCAGGCTGACAACTTCATCGAGCTAGACGATCTGCGTGATGTGATCGGGCGCCCTTCGCGTGACACCACAAACGATGCACCCGTAAAGTAGCATCGCGTCAGTCAAGCCGTGGGTGGTGCAGCCAAATCTGCGCCGCCTTGCCGCACAAAACATGGCAAAAGGGCTGGACCTCGCCCCGCGCCGCCCTTACCTTTTTTTTGCAAGAGCGGAGAGACACCCATGAGCAAGCCCCCCCTTACCCTGTACCTTGCAGCACCGCGCGGATTTTGCGCAGGCGTGGACCGGGCCATTAAAATTGTTGAAATGGCGATCGCCAAATGGGGCGCGCCAGTCTACGTCCGCCACGAGATCGTGCACAATAAATTCGTTGTCGACGGACTGCGTGAAAAAGGCGCGGTATTTGTCGAAGATCTGTCGGACTGCCCTGATGACCGTCCCGTGATTTTCTCCGCCCACGGCGTACCCAAGTCCGTGCCAAATGCGGCGCAAGCCCGCAATATGGTTTATGTCGATGCCACTTGCCCGCTGGTCAGCAAAGTCCACATCGAGGCACAGCGCCATGCCGATGCGGGCCTACAAATGATCATGATCGGACATGAAGGCCATCCCGAAACTATTGGCACGATGGGCCAACTCCCGGAGGGCGAAGTTCTGCTCGTCGAAGTACCCGAAGATGTGGCCAGGGTCGTGGTACGGGACGAGAGCAAACTCGCCTACGTCACCCAAACCACCCTCAGCATCGACGACACCGCCGATATTGTAGCCGCGTTGCAGGCGCGCTTTCCCGCGATTGCAGGGCCTCACAAGGAAGACATCTGTTATGCCACCACCAACCGTCAGGAGGCGGTAAAAGCGATGGCGCCAAAATGTGACGCCATGCTTGTCGTAGGCGCACCCAACTCCTCCAACTCCAAGCGTTTGGTCGAAGTGGGCAGCCGCGCAGGCTGCACCTACGCACAACTGGTCCAACGTGCGGATGATATCGACTGGCGCGCATTGGACGGGATAGCCAGCATCGGCATCACCGCAGGGGCATCCGCGCCCGAGGTGCTGATAAACGAGGTGATCGACGCCTTCAAATCCCGCTATGATGTTACCGAAGAGTTAATCCAGACCGCCGTCGAGAACGTTGAATTTAAAGTCCCGCGCGTTTTGCGTGAACCAGTCTGACGCGGAGACCGTGTTTTCCAACAATAACTGCCTGTTCCAACAATAACTGCCTGTCGTATTAGATTCCACACGATCCTCCCGCACCAAAGGCCCGCATGATACTCCAGATTCCCCGCGCTCCGCTGCTCCTTGGCCTTGCAGGCCTGATCCCCTTCGTCGCGGGTGCCTGCATCGCTACGGGCGCAATGAATGGCTTGCTCACCGCCGCGCCGGACGAAGGTTTTCTTTTTGTACCCCAGTCTGATGGCGTATCGCTTCTCGTACTCTATGGAACTATAATTCTGTCGTTCATGTCCGGGGTCCTTTGGGGGTTTGCGACAAAGACACAGGGACCTCGCGCCATCCTCGGCTATGTCCTGTCGGTTCTGCCGGCGATCTGGGCGCTTCTCACCGCCGGACAGTCTCCTGCAGACAGGCTAGTATATCTAGGTGCAGGCTTTGCCGCCTTGCTGCTGCTGGATTTCTATTTCTATCGGTTGGAACTTGCGCCACCGTGGTGGATGCGCTTGCGCTTCCTTCTGACAGGCATAGTATTGGTCTGCCTTACGATTGGTCGTTGGGTATAAACGCAGCGCAAAACGTCAATTACGCGATAAGGGGCTGGACGGCACCCCCGCCAATTAGATAGCACTCGCCAGATATGGCTACACTTTTTGCATATACTGACGGCGCCTGCTCGGGCAACCCCGGCCCCGGTGGCTGGGGCGCATTGATGCAGGCCATGGACGGTGACAAAGTGTTAAAAGAACGCGAGCTGAAAGGCGGCGAAGCAAATACCACTAACAACCGGATGGAGCTTTTGGCCGCGATCAACGCCCTTGAAGCGCTTGACCGTGACACCGAGATCACCGTCATTACCGACAGCAACTATGTCAAAAACGGAATAACCGGCTGGATCTTCGGCTGGAAGAAAAATGGCTGGAAAAACGCCGCCAAGCAGCCGGTAAAAAACGTAGAGCTATGGCAACGCCTCGATGCGGCGAATGCCCGCCATCGCGTCACGTGGAAATGGGTCAAAGGCCATGCAGGCCACCCCCAGAACGAGCGTGCAGATGCGCTTGCCCGTGCAGGCATGGCGCCGTTCAAATCTAAATGAGCTTGATCACATTTCTTGAATACGCGTCCGTAATCGTTTTTGCGATTACCGGTGCACTGGTGGCAAGTCGTGCGCAGCTCGATCTTGTGGGCTTTGCATTCATCGCCTGCCTCACAGCCGTGGGAGGCGGCACGATCCGCGACTTGCTGCTGGACCGCAACCCGATCTTCTGGATCGCAGAGCCGTCCTATCTGGGGGCGGCAGCCACAGCAGCACTCGTTACTTTTTTCACTGCCCACCTGCTTGAGAGCCGCCTGCGCGCTATCATCTGGCTCGACAGCCTCGCACTGGCTGTGGCCGTGGCCGCCGGTGCCGCCGTTGCGATCAGCCTGAATCAAGGTCCAGCAGTCACTATTCTGATGAGTATTGTAACCGGCTGCATGGGTGGTCTGATGCGCGACGTGGTGGTCGGCGATGTGCCCGTCGTTCTAAAACAAGGCGAGCTTTATGTCACCGCCGCGTTTGCCGGTGCCGCGACAACAGTTGCCCTCAATGCCTATGCTCCCGAGATCCCCTACAGCCTGATCATCGGCGCGACCGTTACATGGACGCTCCGTGCGGGCTCCATTCTTTTTGGGTGGAACCTGCCGGTTTACAAGAGCACCCCGCCAAAATCCTGACACCACACATCTAGCGTAGAACTATTTGCGCCAGTGAAAGGGCACAATAATCAGCGCGCCGATGGACGATACGATCGCATTCACTCCCGGTGAGGCGAACCCGAAGCCAAACATCAAGCGCACAAAATAAAATACAAACGCGCCGCCGATACAGATGATGATAGATTGCAAGATTCCGTTATGCGTGAATTCGGTCTTCTCTGCGAGATATCCGACGATCCCTGCGATTACGACGGTACCGATCATGGTTGGAAACATTGCCTGCTATCCTTCACTCAAATCCGTGCCTACAGCAATCTGCATACCGCGCTGAAACACATTAACATCCTGCGCGCCTTTTCCTGCCTTTTGCAAGACGGTGAGCGCCACAGCGCCATCCCCGCAAGCAACATGAAGTGAGGTGTCCAGCACCAAGCCCGCAGCGCCCTCACCCTCAACCAAACGAGAGCCGAGTACCTTTACCCGCGTGCCGTTCACTTCAAACCATGCCCCCGGAAATGGAGACATGCCACGGATCATTCTGTCCACCTCGACCGCAGGCCGCGACCAGTCGATTCTGGCCTCCGCCTTATCGATCTTTGCGGCATAGATGACACCCTCCTCCGGCTGGACCTGTGGTACCAGCTCAGCCAACTGCGCCAAAGCTTCAACGATCAGCTTTGCTCCCATGCCTGCAAGCCTGTCATGCAACTGCGCCGTCGTCTCCTCCGGCCCAATGTCCAACGAACCGCGCAGCAACACAGGACCCGTATCGAGCCCCGCCTCCATTTGCATAATGCATACACCGGTTTGCGGGTCCCCCGCCATAATCGCACGGTGGATCGGCGCAGCACCGCGCCAGCGTGGCAGCAGGCTGGCGTGAATGTTCAGGCAGCCGTGTACGGGGGCGTCAAGAACACCCTGAGGCAGGATCAATCCATAGGCAACCACCACCGCAACCTCCGCACCCAGCGCCTCGAATTCCGCCAGGGCCTCAGTGGATTTCAACGATACGGGCGTGCGAACCTCTAGCTTCAACTCCTTTGCACGTGCATCCACGGGAGAGGGGCGTTCCTTTTTGCCCCGTCCCGCAGGGCGCGGCGGTTGCGAATAGACGGCAGCGATCTCGTGACCCGCATCCACCAGTGCATCCAGTACCTCTACTGAGAAGGCCGGCGTACCCATAAAGACAATGCGCATCCGGTTATCCGTTCAGCTTGCGCGCGCGGCGGATCAGCATGTCACGGCGGGTTTTACTGAGGCGGTCAAAGTACATTTTACCCGCAAGATGGTCGATCTGATGCTGCACGGATGTTGCGTCAAGCCCTACGAAATCACGCTCCACTAACGTACCCGTCTCGTCCATGTACCGCACCTTGACGCCACGGGGGCGCGAAATTTTGGCCGATACGCCTGACAGGCACGGCGATGCTTCCTCGTGCACATTCATGATGGCCGAGGCGTCAATCACCTCCGGATTGGCCAGCCTGATCCGCTTGTTGCGGGCCTCGGATGTATCGACTACGGCCAGCTTGAGCATCACGCCAATCTGTGGCGCCCCCAGTCCCACACCGGGCATGGCGTCCATGGTGGCGATCATATCGTCCCAGATGGCGCGCACGTCATCCGTAATCTCTGTCACCTCTTCGGTCGAACTGCGCAGCCGCTTGTCAGGCCAGGTCAGAATTTTTCGCACAGTCATGCCGCATACTCCGCTTCCAATATGGCCCGCGTGTCCGCGCCCAGATGATCGAATGTCACGATCCCGTCGAGATGATCGATTTCGTGTTGCACACAGGCGGCGTCGAATCCTGCAAAACTCTGGACAAAACGCCCGCCATTCAAACCGGTCCAGACCATCTGCACCTGTGCAGGGCGTGAAATGTCTGCGCTTACTCCCGGAATACTCAAACAGCCTTCGGAGTGACTCGCCCGTTCCTCGCCCACTTCCATCAACATCGGGTTGATACAAACCAACGGGTCAGACTTCCCCTCTTTCCAACCCGTATCCATCACGAAGATCCGCAACATTGCCCCCACCTGAGGGCCCGCCAGACCTCGCCCAGGAGCGGCATACATTGTCTCAAGCATATCCGCTGCCAGCTGCGCAATCTCTGGTGTGATTTCATCGACGGGTACACATGTCTCGGTCAGGCGAATATCCGGCCACAGCACAATAGGCAGTATACTCATCCGCGTGCAAACTCGCGCTTGAATTTAACCATTTTGCGGGTCAGCATCTGTCGGCGCAGCGGCTTGAGATAATCGATAAACAGCTTGCCCTCTAGATGGTCGATCTCGTGTTGCACACAGGTTGCCCACAGACCACGCATCCCTTCGCGCTGCTCTTTGCCATTACGGTCAATCCACGTCACCTCAACCTCTGCCGGACGTGTCACATCTGCAAACTGCTCAGGCAGGCTCAAACACCCTTCTTCATAGGTGCTTAGCTCCTCGGACGCGGCCACAATCTGCGGATTGAACATAACAAGCGGGCGCGGCGTCTCTCCCTGCTCCTTTACGCAATCCAACACGACAAGACGGCTCAACACACCGACCTGCGGTGCTGCAAGCCCCACACCGGGAGCATCATACATTGTCGCCAGCATATCGTCGGCAAGGCTGCGCAGATCATCATTAAGATCATCAACAGCCGCACAGGTTTTCTTGAGGCGCGGATCGGGGTGATAAATAATAGGGCGTTTCATGCCAAACCATGTAGGGCATGCCCCCATCTGCCGCAAGCAGGGCTTGCACATAAGTCTGGCTTGGCTAGGGTTTGGCGCAAATCCAAAGGAGATACCCCATGAGTTTTGATACCACGATCGAACGCCGCGGCACACATTGCGTAAAATGGGACGGCATGGAGAGCATCTATGGCGTGCCCGCAGAGACCGGCATTTCCATGTGGGTGGCAGATATGGATTTTGCAACAGCTCCCGTGGTAAATCAGGCGGTCAAAGCAATGGCAGATCATGGGGTCTACGGCTACTTCGGAGATGAAAGCGAATACCGCGCCGCCATCCAGTGGTGGATGAAAGAACGCCACGACTGGGAAATTGATCCAGCCCATATTTTCACCACCCACGGTTTGGTGAACGGCACTGCCATGTGCGTCGATGCCTTCACTGCACCGGGCGATGGGGTAATCCTGTTCACCCCTGTCTATCACGCCTTTGCCCGCGTGATAAAAGCGGCGGGGCGGACTGTGGTGGAATGTCAAATGGTTCAGGAGAACGGCCGCTACCGTATGGATTTCGACAAATACGATACGCAAATGACCGGCAGCGAAAAAATGATCATGCTTTGCTCTCCGCATAATCCCGGCGGCACCGTCTGGAGCCGTGCCGAGCTTGAGCAGGTCGCAGCCTTCGCAAAGCGTCATGATCTGGTGCTCGTCTCCGACGAGATTCACCACGATCTGGTGATGCCTGACCACAAACACACGGTCATGGCAAACATCGACGGCATCGCGGACCGCCTTGTGATGATGACCGCCACCACAAAGACGTTCAACATCGCAGGCAGCCACTCAGGGAATGTGATCATTGCCGATCCTGTTCTGCGCGAGAAATTTGCCGGGCGCATGGCCGCCTTTGGTCTATCCCCCAACAGCTTTGGCCTTTTCATGGCCACGGCCGCCTATTCCCCCGAAGGTGCCGCATGGGTAGACGGGTTGAACGCCTATCTTGACGGCAACCGCCGCCTGTTTGACGAAGCGGTCAATAAGATTCCTGGCCTGAAATCCATGCCGCTGGAGGCGACATATCTGGCCTGGGTGGATTTTGCGGATACCGGAATGACCCGCGAGGAGTTCACAAAACGCGTAGAGCAGGGCGCAGGGATCGCTGCCAATCACGGCCCTACCTTCGGTACAGGCGGCGACAGCTTTCTGCGCTTCAATATCGCAACGCCGCGCGCGCGCGTAATCGAAGCCTGCGACCGCCTTGCCGAAGCCTTCAAAGACTTGCAGTAGCGCGATTGCCAATGAGCATCGTTAGAACACTGAACTGATCACGAAAGGGCGCTCCACCATGGCGCCCTTTTCATTCCCCTAAAGCTTAGCAATCAGCGCTATAGACCTGTGCGATCATGCGCTACAAACTCCGGCACGGCCGTGTAGTCCAACACCAAACCGCGCTTTATGGTAAATATGATTTCGCCATTCTCTTCGATCGCAGCCATAATCAAACACTGGTGCAGATGCTCTGCCCCGTCATACAGATCGACAACTCCGCTCAGGACCGGAACATCCCCTGCCACCACGGCAAATCCAGTGGCCCAGCGCCGGAGCACCGGATAGTATACGCCGCCCGTTGCAACACACAGGTGCGAGGCCCGTGAAGGCCGGCTTTTCCACGCCCGTGTCAAATCGGGGTCGAATCCTTTGGGCAGAAATACTTCCATTTTCAGTCTCCTGATGCCTAGCCTAAACGTCTCGCATAATGTTTCGTGAAGCAATACATTTTTGTAACTTTATTTCGCAATGTGCGGTGATGCACCCAGCCTGTGCAGGTACCGCAATCGCAATCTGCCACAGGATCATTACAAACGTATTACGCTACCCAAAGGAGACGGACGTGGGATTGTTGATTGAAGGCCAGTGGCACGACAACTGGTATGATACCAAAGACAGCGGCGGCGCGTTCAAACGCCAGGAGGCCGGATTTCGCAACTGGATCACAGCAGATGGCCGTGCCGGCCCCACGGGCTCCGCAGGTTTCATGGCCGAGGCGGGCCGCTATCATCTGTATGTTAGCCTTGCCTGTCCTTGGGCCCACCGCGCACTTATCTTCCGCACACTCAAAAACCTGCAAAACCTCATCGATTTCTCTGTTGTACACCCCGATATGATGGGCGAAGGCTGGACCTTTGACACCCGTTTTGACGGTGCAACGGGTGACCGCCAGTTCGGCCTAACCTATGCGCGTGATCTCTACACACGCGCGGTGCCCGACTTTACCGGCCGCGTGACTGTGCCAATTCTATGGGACAGCGCTCAAAACACTATTGTCTCGAATGAATCTTCCGAAATCATCCGGATGTTAGGCAACGCCTTTGACGGCATAACCGGTAACACTGACGACTACTGGCCCGAAGCCTTGCGCCCCCAGATCGACACGCTGAACGCCCGCATCTACGACACACTCAATAACGGAGTTTATAAATCCGGCTTTGCCACCACTCAGGAGGCCTATGATGCCGCCGTACATCCGCTGTTTGATACACTCGACTGGCTGGAAGAAATCCTAAGCACGAATCGCTACCTCGCGGGCGACCGGATCACCGAGGCCGACTGGCGCCTGTTTACTACGCTGGTGCGGTTCGATCCGGTCTACCACCAGCATTTCAAATGTAACCGCAAGCGGATCGTCGATTATCCGAACCTATGGGACTACACCCGCGAGCTGTACCAGTGGGAAGGCGTGGCAGAAACGGTCGATTTCGAACATATCGTTCGTCACTACCATTACAGCCATGAAACGATAAACCCCAACCGGATCATTCCAATCAATCCGCTGATCGATTGGATCGCGCCGCACAATCGCGGCTAGCCTGCGGCACACTCTGCGCCGTAATGCGCCACCATAGCTGCAAGATCCTCGGGTGGCGTGCTGCTTTGCACAAATGCACGGGCATTTGCCGAATGGGCAAAAATCGAACCGTCCGAGAAAAAGCTGGTGTTAGTCACAAATATCACCCGCGCATTGGGCTGTCGATAATTTGCATAATCCGAAATCGCGAGGGCACTACCCTCTTCGATCACAAGGTCCAGAATAATGATGTCGATGTCATTCTGCGACAGATAGTCAATCGCTGCCTCCTGGCCCGCAACACTGGTCACATGCATCCCTTGTCGAACCAGATGGCTCTGCCACACACTGGCAAGCTCAGGCACGCTTTCTACGATCAGAACAGACGTTTTCCGGGGCAGCACGTCAGTCATATAAAGCCCTCCAAGGCCATCAGCAAAAACAGAATAATAATTAATCACACCACAGCGGTAACTCTCGCCAGCGAAACATAACCCCCTCTTGCTTGTTACATCAAACTCCGCTTTGTCCAACGGAGAAAACAGGCTGGTTTCAGCCACTCACCGAATGTCGAGGACGTAAATTGGGCGAAACACCACGCGATCACGGGGGCGGCATTGACGCCGCAGCAAGTGTTTTCGGCGGCAACCGGAGCCAATGGATTGATTTATCGACAGGAATAAACCCTGTGCCGTATCCATTGGGTCAGATCGACGCCGAGGCCTGGACCGCCCTGCCCGATCATGCTGCCCAAGCAAACCTGACCGCTGCGGCGCGCAAATTCTGGCAGATACCCGAGGGTGCGTCGATCATCGCGACACCGGGCGCGTCGGCCCCTATCGCGATAATTCCCCGCCTGCGCCCCGCCGGACAGGTCAATATCGCCACGCCCACCTACAACGAACATGCCGCTGCCTTCGCCGCCGCAGGCTGGGGCGTGGTCACAGATCCACTGGGAGCGGAAGCACAGGTGGTTGTGCATCCCAACAATCCCGATGGTCGTGTCTTTGGCCCCTCCGACCTCACATCACCCCTCCGCATCATCGACGAAAGCTTCTGCGACGTGATGCCAGAGGCCTCCCTAATCTCTCAATCAACCAATACCGGCACGTTGATTCTCAAAAGCTTTGGGAAGTTCTGGGGGCTGGCGGGTCTGCGTCTGGGCTTTGTCATCGGTGATCCCGCTCTGGTTGCGGACCTCTCAACCATGCTTGGACCGTGGCCGGTTGCGGGCCCGG encodes the following:
- the rpoZ gene encoding DNA-directed RNA polymerase subunit omega; the protein is MARVTVEDCVDKVPNRFELVMLAAHRAREIAAGSAVTVDRDNDKNPVVSLREIADETQSADDLRERLIESNQTQIEVDEPEEDAMAILMGAEQDKPEEDSMSEEMLLRQLMAAQGQG
- the folK gene encoding 2-amino-4-hydroxy-6-hydroxymethyldihydropteridine diphosphokinase, translated to MSQLTETGKRSVFSPRTLSKYIIALGSNQSVGKLGPSAVLNEALALLEARGFVIRGCSEYYNTPAFPVGAGPNFVNAAALVESSDDPLAVLAHLHAVEAQMGRSRAVRWGARTLDLDLVAAGDLVLPDAKTHQYWCDLPLELQKTAIPTELILPHPRLAERAFVLVPLLDVAPQWCHPVSGKTVREMHDALSLASRSEVVLI
- a CDS encoding LabA-like NYN domain-containing protein, which translates into the protein MFYKDERLALFIDGSNLYAAGKNLGFDIDYKLLRSEFMRRGKLLRAFYYTALLENDEYSPIRPLVDWLNYNGFTMVTKPAKEYTDSMGRRKVKGNMDIELAVDAMELAPRVDHIVIFSGDGDFTPLVASLQRQGVRVSVVSTIRSQPTMISDDLRRQADNFIELDDLRDVIGRPSRDTTNDAPVK
- the ispH gene encoding 4-hydroxy-3-methylbut-2-enyl diphosphate reductase — translated: MSKPPLTLYLAAPRGFCAGVDRAIKIVEMAIAKWGAPVYVRHEIVHNKFVVDGLREKGAVFVEDLSDCPDDRPVIFSAHGVPKSVPNAAQARNMVYVDATCPLVSKVHIEAQRHADAGLQMIMIGHEGHPETIGTMGQLPEGEVLLVEVPEDVARVVVRDESKLAYVTQTTLSIDDTADIVAALQARFPAIAGPHKEDICYATTNRQEAVKAMAPKCDAMLVVGAPNSSNSKRLVEVGSRAGCTYAQLVQRADDIDWRALDGIASIGITAGASAPEVLINEVIDAFKSRYDVTEELIQTAVENVEFKVPRVLREPV
- a CDS encoding DUF3429 domain-containing protein encodes the protein MILQIPRAPLLLGLAGLIPFVAGACIATGAMNGLLTAAPDEGFLFVPQSDGVSLLVLYGTIILSFMSGVLWGFATKTQGPRAILGYVLSVLPAIWALLTAGQSPADRLVYLGAGFAALLLLDFYFYRLELAPPWWMRLRFLLTGIVLVCLTIGRWV
- the rnhA gene encoding ribonuclease HI yields the protein MATLFAYTDGACSGNPGPGGWGALMQAMDGDKVLKERELKGGEANTTNNRMELLAAINALEALDRDTEITVITDSNYVKNGITGWIFGWKKNGWKNAAKQPVKNVELWQRLDAANARHRVTWKWVKGHAGHPQNERADALARAGMAPFKSK
- a CDS encoding trimeric intracellular cation channel family protein; the encoded protein is MSLITFLEYASVIVFAITGALVASRAQLDLVGFAFIACLTAVGGGTIRDLLLDRNPIFWIAEPSYLGAAATAALVTFFTAHLLESRLRAIIWLDSLALAVAVAAGAAVAISLNQGPAVTILMSIVTGCMGGLMRDVVVGDVPVVLKQGELYVTAAFAGAATTVALNAYAPEIPYSLIIGATVTWTLRAGSILFGWNLPVYKSTPPKS
- the fmt gene encoding methionyl-tRNA formyltransferase; the protein is MRIVFMGTPAFSVEVLDALVDAGHEIAAVYSQPPRPAGRGKKERPSPVDARAKELKLEVRTPVSLKSTEALAEFEALGAEVAVVVAYGLILPQGVLDAPVHGCLNIHASLLPRWRGAAPIHRAIMAGDPQTGVCIMQMEAGLDTGPVLLRGSLDIGPEETTAQLHDRLAGMGAKLIVEALAQLAELVPQVQPEEGVIYAAKIDKAEARIDWSRPAVEVDRMIRGMSPFPGAWFEVNGTRVKVLGSRLVEGEGAAGLVLDTSLHVACGDGAVALTVLQKAGKGAQDVNVFQRGMQIAVGTDLSEG
- the def gene encoding peptide deformylase; amino-acid sequence: MTVRKILTWPDKRLRSSTEEVTEITDDVRAIWDDMIATMDAMPGVGLGAPQIGVMLKLAVVDTSEARNKRIRLANPEVIDASAIMNVHEEASPCLSGVSAKISRPRGVKVRYMDETGTLVERDFVGLDATSVQHQIDHLAGKMYFDRLSKTRRDMLIRRARKLNG
- the def gene encoding peptide deformylase, coding for MSILPIVLWPDIRLTETCVPVDEITPEIAQLAADMLETMYAAPGRGLAGPQVGAMLRIFVMDTGWKEGKSDPLVCINPMLMEVGEERASHSEGCLSIPGVSADISRPAQVQMVWTGLNGGRFVQSFAGFDAACVQHEIDHLDGIVTFDHLGADTRAILEAEYAA
- the def gene encoding peptide deformylase — protein: MKRPIIYHPDPRLKKTCAAVDDLNDDLRSLADDMLATMYDAPGVGLAAPQVGVLSRLVVLDCVKEQGETPRPLVMFNPQIVAASEELSTYEEGCLSLPEQFADVTRPAEVEVTWIDRNGKEQREGMRGLWATCVQHEIDHLEGKLFIDYLKPLRRQMLTRKMVKFKREFARG
- a CDS encoding MalY/PatB family protein, with amino-acid sequence MSFDTTIERRGTHCVKWDGMESIYGVPAETGISMWVADMDFATAPVVNQAVKAMADHGVYGYFGDESEYRAAIQWWMKERHDWEIDPAHIFTTHGLVNGTAMCVDAFTAPGDGVILFTPVYHAFARVIKAAGRTVVECQMVQENGRYRMDFDKYDTQMTGSEKMIMLCSPHNPGGTVWSRAELEQVAAFAKRHDLVLVSDEIHHDLVMPDHKHTVMANIDGIADRLVMMTATTKTFNIAGSHSGNVIIADPVLREKFAGRMAAFGLSPNSFGLFMATAAYSPEGAAWVDGLNAYLDGNRRLFDEAVNKIPGLKSMPLEATYLAWVDFADTGMTREEFTKRVEQGAGIAANHGPTFGTGGDSFLRFNIATPRARVIEACDRLAEAFKDLQ
- a CDS encoding glutathione S-transferase family protein codes for the protein MGLLIEGQWHDNWYDTKDSGGAFKRQEAGFRNWITADGRAGPTGSAGFMAEAGRYHLYVSLACPWAHRALIFRTLKNLQNLIDFSVVHPDMMGEGWTFDTRFDGATGDRQFGLTYARDLYTRAVPDFTGRVTVPILWDSAQNTIVSNESSEIIRMLGNAFDGITGNTDDYWPEALRPQIDTLNARIYDTLNNGVYKSGFATTQEAYDAAVHPLFDTLDWLEEILSTNRYLAGDRITEADWRLFTTLVRFDPVYHQHFKCNRKRIVDYPNLWDYTRELYQWEGVAETVDFEHIVRHYHYSHETINPNRIIPINPLIDWIAPHNRG
- a CDS encoding response regulator, with protein sequence MTDVLPRKTSVLIVESVPELASVWQSHLVRQGMHVTSVAGQEAAIDYLSQNDIDIIILDLVIEEGSALAISDYANYRQPNARVIFVTNTSFFSDGSIFAHSANARAFVQSSTPPEDLAAMVAHYGAECAAG
- a CDS encoding threonine-phosphate decarboxylase, which encodes MGETPRDHGGGIDAAASVFGGNRSQWIDLSTGINPVPYPLGQIDAEAWTALPDHAAQANLTAAARKFWQIPEGASIIATPGASAPIAIIPRLRPAGQVNIATPTYNEHAAAFAAAGWGVVTDPLGAEAQVVVHPNNPDGRVFGPSDLTSPLRIIDESFCDVMPEASLISQSTNTGTLILKSFGKFWGLAGLRLGFVIGDPALVADLSTMLGPWPVAGPALQIGARALNDPAWADHTRKRLAEDAVRLDAVLSSAGATPIGGTTLFRLFDVDSAAAWQDRLASNHIWSRVFPYNPRWLRLGLPAPDQWSRLEAALS